Within Fundulus heteroclitus isolate FHET01 unplaced genomic scaffold, MU-UCD_Fhet_4.1 scaffold_37, whole genome shotgun sequence, the genomic segment TGATTTTTCAGAGAACTTTGAGCAGCGTCGATGGATATTTTTCAAGGACCTGGTTGATTTGTTGTCCACTTCTTATTTTAATAGGAATAAAAGGTTGTACTGCTTGGAACTTGGGTTGTAATTGAAATGACCCATAAAGCTACAGGGATATTAAAGAGTGTTTGCACAAATAACGCACCATTTGGAAACCATGTCTGAGAAAGTAGGGTGCAGCTGAGTAAAGTTTAACAGGTAAAGAGCTGACGTGTAGGATAAGATGCTGTTGGTTGTTTGTAAAGCCGATGAACAACCCTGTTACCCGCTACAAATGGACTTCCATCTGAGGACGAAAGGTTAGTAGGTCCGTTCACATTATCCATGTATACGCTTATCATGCTGAGGTAAAACAGCTCTGGGTTCTCCAAGCACAAAGACTCAACTCAAGTAGAACATTGATCTTTTAGTTCAGTAATTTAATCAGGAGACAAACTCATTACATTCTACAGATTCATTAACCACACAGTAGTATACCATATAGTCACAGGGGTTAACATCCGGTTATTTTGAGGATTCTGGCTCAGTTTATTCtttaaacccaaaattcagAGCAAGTACTGAGCACAGCTACTGTACAGTATGTGGACCTACAGCTCAGTaggcccacatttctgtatgaaACAGTCTTTACTGGTCTGTCACATTCAAATAAAGTGATAGAAGCCATAAGAGTTTGATTTTAATGGGAATACTACTGAAGGAAATCAATCTTTCAATGTTTTGTTGATTGCCTGGGACTGTATGCTGCTGCTGTGGGATCATTTCCCCTGTACAGGTATTGACCAATCAGACAGAAGGAAGCTCAATCTGACATTGTACATGCGACCCTAACCAATGGGATTACAGCAACACACCCAGCCCATTGCTCATTTCACTGATGTTTAATTGGAACTAGAATCTGTACTGTAAAACACACTTTacaacacacaccacacacactgTGTGTTAAGATGTAAACAGCAACAAACTGCACTCTTAACATGTGCCACACCATTCTCAAACACCACCAGTAGTTCACTTTAAAAAAGTGATGCCTAGAGGAACTGCCCCTTTAtaggaaaatataaaacattacaaccaaaatctggtaaaggaaaaaaaaaaaaaaaaaactttttacaacACAGCCGAAATACCAGATATGGGTCTGATCAACGCAGCATGAATAGAAAAGGTGGGGTCAGCTGAGATCGTCTCCAGACTAATGTGCAGGTAAACCAGAAAAACTCCCAGCTGCTCATGCATCGGCTTTGATTTCACAGCAAAAAGGCCGAACTTTGAGTCCATCAGAGcctctcctcctctttcagGCTGCGGTTCAGTTTGTCCAGAACCAGGCCCAGCTCCACCGTCTTGTTCAGCTTCAGGTAGAAATCCTTCCTGATGGGATGAatgctcagccaatcaggggCCACTTCTGCCAGGAGCCGGATGTGTTTCTCCATGTCACCTTTTCGTTGGAGACAGGGGACAAGGGATACAAGTTAAGTCTTGTTAAGGCAACCTTTTCAACTCGTTCACAGTGCTTGAATGAAGCAACATTTTCTCCAATCACGGTCACCAGTTTAGCCCGCCAACGCGTCAAAATCTGCACCGCCGTTATCGGCCAATTACGCGTCACAGCAGCCAAGAGAACCGTCAGTGTTTGCATGCGCTACATTAATATGGTCTCTACTTGGGAAAGTTGGGTTTCCTTTGGCACATTAGTTCATGAACAACGGTGCCGTTTCTAAAATGATGGCTGGGATTTAATGAGCTCTTCTTCCATGAGAAGGTGAGGCAGTTTTACACACAGGGAGATACGGCGCTGTTTCCACTCACTACAAACAATGGTTTGGAGCGGACCGATTTCTTCAGGTTCCTACAGATGTGAGACTATTTTAACAAACAGTGCAACAGGAATTCACAACGCTCTAAAAGAGATGTTTAAGGTTCATATTAATAATGATTTTGTAAGCATATATCATTAATATGAACCTTATTGGATATGTAAAAGGTACCTGCAGCTCCCAGTTAAAGCCACcatgttgtattttttgttgttgtttgcgtgtttaaaaaaaagaaaagaaataaaaatcaagaaaaggACTAATTTTTGTGTCAAATCAGATCGTAATCTGTTTCATCCTTTTCAATAAAAAGtgaacgggaaaaaaaaaatgtgaggcTGGTTTCCTATGAATTACTGAACAGCATAAACCATAACAACTGAAGTAAATTTTTactaaatgtaaacaatgtttaGTTCAGACATGAATCAGTTGAAGCAGAGCTAATACTTCAGCAGGGCTCTGAATGCAGAACCGACTGGTCCAAACCTAAAGCCTGCAGCCAGATCCGTTCCCCGACAGAACCAACCTGAACTCAGAGCAGATCTGTAGCTCCCCACCATGCGGTTACACGCCACCTCCATGATTAGCGCTGCTTTCTTCTCTGCAACAAACACGTTTCGAAGGATCCTGGCCAGCTCTCCGAGCCGGGACATCATCAGCAGCCGCTCCTCCTGAGCAGGGTTCCGGGTCATGGCTGCCTGAAGCTTCTGGGCCTCTTTGGCCCGAATCTGTTGGAAGAAAAGCGAAAAGTAAAAACCAAGCTGCTGAACAACGAGAAGCCCAAATTAACCATGCTAACAATACCCACCCTGTCCAGCAGGGACTGGGACACCCCCTTCAGGGAGGACGGCACCTGGGCTGCAGCAGAAGCTGGAGTTTGAGGAACGTTTGGGTTCTGAGAACTTATCGGTTTGGTACTTTCTCCGTCTTTGTCTTCTGTGTTCCTGGCCAGAGAAACCAGAGCCTTCTCCATCTGAGCACAAgagaagaagagcagcagctcaACTTAGAGCAGAGTGTGGAAAAGTGAAGGAACTCAGCATGAGGAGGACCACATTTGACGGCACTAGCATCACACCTTGGGAGGGATGAGGGACCGGGCCTTCTCCAGAACCTCCTGTGCCGTGGACAGTTTGTCTGCGTGAGGAACCTGAGGCAGCGGACTGACCCGGATGGTGGGGACGGTGTCTACATTAAAGCGAGGATGCCAGCGGGTCAGCATGTCCTCTGGAACAGAGACCGGAGGGACCAACAAGGACAGGAAGTTCTGCAGAGAACAAAGGTTTCAGACAGCGGTCAGAAGCTTCCCAGAACCCCACAGCAGCCATCTCTATGTCACCAGACTTGGGTTGGAGGAACCAGCTCCCAGAAACAAACTCAGACTGGTCCTGAGAGACGGATTCCAGACACCCTGCACAGAACCAACCAGCAGCTCACCGTGTGGTGCTGCTTGACGATAGAGATCAGGTTCTGGTGAAAGACTTTTCTTCTCTCCAGGAGACGGGAGGCGGACAGTACGGGCCGAGCTTCATTCTGGTCTGAGGACAAATGGACACAAAGAGCAGGAGTTAGTGCTAGACAGTTAAAGGTTTAAGGCTGAGAGATTACAGCATGAAGCCCTCATTCAGCTGGGCTGCCTCCATAAACTCCCCCTGATGCTGGCCGCATGGTGTTAGAATCTCAGTCCAATCGGACTTTAACGCCATCTGGATCCAGACATTTGACCAGACAGCACTGGGATGTGTGGAGCCATAAAGTTTAATAAATTCACAATTTATTGCgatttcattttttggaaaatctggatttattttgccaatgcactcatcGGTCTTCCATGGAGGTAATAAcctgcaatgctgaatatatatttaggaaaatatattgtcaaaatattgtaaagaggaaactttttttaaccataagacactttaatttacttattGTTTGTTTAAGTCAGTTTGAaattacacaagtgaagtgaaccCTGTTCTTAGCTGATCTAGCAGCAAACgcgttatattttcattgtttataatggcaggGCTGCCATCTGGTTTTACTAGcgtgtttcacagcttgtgtttagttgcactttaaattcaggtcaactcccagcagaaatgcttgacataaaagcaagtctttgaaataaatgatttttgtgaaatgagaaGGAGGGGGAAATGACTAATGGGatttggtttaattttattttgaagccaTATGGCCCAGCCTTAGAGCCGAGTCTTGTAGCGCGCTGTAGAAAGATAAACCAACCAGAGGTGAGGACGGGCTCCACCGTCAGCTGGTAGCTCCCCTTGGAGATGCTGCTGTTGAAGGTGGGGATGTTCTTCTCCTGTTTGAAGGCGTATGCTTCAGGAAACACAGTCTTTATCTGACCCACGTGGCTCTCCTCGAACCTCCTGGAAGAACAACAACAAGTAGACATTTAgcagccagccaatcagctgctCCAAAGCCAACCCATCGGTACGGAGGCGTCCAGAAGCACCACTGAGGTCAACATGCTCTCAGCTGACATGGATCTAAGCCACCACCTACTTGTGCATCATGTCCTGAACCCCCTGCTTGATCTTGCCGAAGGTGGCCGTCTCCGAGCGGTTGTACAACATGGCGACCACCGTGTCCATGCTCCGGAACATCTCGGCCAGGATCTTGTACTGGTACGGCAGGGACAGGCCCGGGGGTGCGGCCTGGGCGAGGGTGTGGTACCGCTGGTATGCTGGCAGCTCGGTGCTGCTTACAGAGAGACACTCTGGGTTTAGCAGCATGTCAGAAACACAGTGGATCTCTGTTTTGGCTGTGACAACCAACCTGTCAGCGGTTTGGGTCTCGGCGGGCTTGATCTCCCCGgctcccctctcctcctccttcctcctctgggCTTTAGCTGCCAGCTCTCTGGCCCGAGCCACCGAGAACCTGGGGGGCTTGGCCTCGGTGGCCGAGGGCCTGCCGGCTGTGGGGGGAGTCGGGGCGGCAAGGTCGGACGCTGCTGGggaggaggaagcagaggaCGTGGGGCTGCCCATGTCCTCGGCCTGTTTCTTGATCCTGTGAAGGCGAGACTTGAGCGCAGCGATGTCCTCCTTACAAAGAGCCTGTAGAGGAGGTCACAAAGAGGAGAAGGTCAGCTGGTCCTCTCACGGTTCTTTCTGCCTGGAACAATACGGTTATGGTAACATGATGTCtgtcagtcacacacacacacacacacacacacacacacacacacacacacctaaagaCGCACTCGCACCTCGAGGGCCGTTCCCACCACACACTTGCATTTTACTGGGGGTTAATGtgacaggccaacacaaagtggagCATCATTGTGATGTGAAGCTGCCCTTTACTCTCTGCACAACCAGAACCCACATGGAAACTTCAGAGATGGGTTTGGATGGTCAACTGGATTATAGTTCTAGAGCTTTGTTTGATGGCGCCGCCAGCTGCTACATCCAGAATAACTGTGGGGATCAGACACCAGCTGGGTCTCTACAGCTGGATTTTCtctgcttctgtgttttctttctcaAGGACTACAGCAAGGAAGAGAAAGTGTGAAATCGGCAGAAATCGAAGGATTTACCAGATTAAGCAGTAAAGCATGTCCATTCACTGAACTGATGCTTGAGTGGCTGGCCGGTGTGTTTACAGCCTGAATGGTGGCCGCCCTTAGGTCTGACTGCTGAACCAACAGGGAGACAAAAGGAAGTGGTTTATGCAGGATGCGCCTTGCTGATCCCTGATCAGAGCCGGTCCAGAGAAACCTGGCTGCAGGGTCAAAGCTGTTTTACTGCCAACAAGGCCAGAGACTGGTGCCACAGACCTGGGACCCGcctgcagcatctgctgtgCTGCCAAAGGGTTCTCCTGGAGAGTGAGGGATCCAGCATGGCTagaacacgtagaaagctgattGGACCGGTTGGCCTTCCCTCTCCACTGCCAGGACTGATCAAGAAAATGATTTGTGTAAAAAGCACGAATTCTCTAATATTTATCGCTGGTAGTTTAAAACGCTGACCACAGAACTAGGTGGGAGAACCGACCCTGTGCCTTTGACTGCAGGGGGTGATCAGGGTTCTTCGGGTCTGACAAACATGCCCAAAACGGGGGAACTTAAAGCTAAGATTGGGGACTACTGCAAACCGCTCAGCCTTCCAGGACACCGTCGATGGTGGAACCGCAGCTCTCAGGTGGAGGAAGTGACTCCTGGCCCGGAGAGCTGAAAGGTAAACAGCCGGCACATGGAGCACCCTGCTTACCGGTGGTGTCTTCTCAGGGAGGACCAGCTTCTTCCGGGCTGTCCTTGTGGAGTTCTCAGCTGCCCCGGCGTCCTTGTCCCCTCCGGCTTGCCGTCTCTTTTTGACCGAGGAGTGCTCCGCGGTGGCCGAAAACACAGCAGCCCCCAGATCAAACTCCGCGTCGGCCGAGCTCCTCTTGGGAGTCCGGGGACTGGAGATGGCCGTGCTGGGTTTGGTAAAGGCGGGCTCTCCGTCATTAAGCAGCCCCGCTGCCTCGTCGATCACTCGGACAAATTCCTCATGGACcgaggaggagcagagagagTCTTTGTCTCCATGTCTgaggctggtggctgaggagcCTCTCCCGGCGCCGCTGCGCTGCTTCCCCGCCGCCTCCTTCGCcgctcctctgcctcctttctttctctgaCAGAAGAAGTCTGTGACCCGAGCCTGGGACATGTTGCCGCCGCCGCTGCAGAACCGAACACTGCGGGACCAcaagccgcaaacacataaacagCACCGCTCCGGAAACAGTCACGCTGCGggaggaaaggcagaaagaattTTCGCGCGAAATCAGCACAAGCCACGCCCCTTCCAGTCCGCCTCTTGGCGCATGCGTGCACTATGCGAAGCCacgcatttatttattaaaggttCACATATTCTAAACTGATTTTTGTATGAATAAGAATCCACATGTAACAATAAGAACGATAAActtgaataattaaataataataaaaaaataataattaaagtgtGATAAAATAGAATACAATCAGAAGGGAAACTAGGAAATTATCTATAAATCAACACCGATTCAACGTACTTTTCAAACACGTGATTGAAGAATTCATTGAAAAGCGCTTagctttgtgataaaatgtaatgCATTAAAAATCGAATGATTTGACACTCGTTTTTAAAACGCCATTTTACACGCAGTTTTCATGCAGAGTTCTCCAAAACGCAATATCTCAATATCAAACGCAAACGCAACACTTAAAAAAAGGTGATCCAATGTTTCAATATCTGAATTATAAAAGGTACCGACATTGCAATCTATACTGAATATTTTTTCAGAAGAAAATCTTTTTAGTATTAgtgattaacttttttttaaagtcagctacttttattttaagagGGGACGGCAAGAGGGTGGTGGTTCTGATAGAGAAAGGAGCTAACCTGAAGAAATCCATTATTTAATCAACAGCTCTTGATGTCTTTTAGGATGATTCACAAAGTGGTTCATTCTCTGTTAATAATCCTCTGTGTAATTGAAAGAAACAAATGTGGTGTTTTTTCTTGATCCAAACTAGAGGCTCTTCGATTTGAACTGCATGTCAACATAGCCAGGAACGGTGCAAGCTATTTGGgtgaaatctatctatctagggATTAAAGCTAGGaatcaaataaagtacaatgaATGAAATGTAATAATGGGGAGTGTAATGCAGAACTAGGACTCATCCTTTAAGTTGCTAAGATTTatgtttgtgctgttttcacATGTTCTATTTGTTTGATGCTAACCTCCAAATAACATCAAAAGGGTCTGATTTTACAGAGGTAACTGACCCATATGATCAcgacaagttttgttttcctaagGAAAGGAGTTAGGAGTTTATCAAAACCAAAAAGTCTGCAAAGTCTACAGGACCTCTCCATATAATTTTTGATTAACAGACTTTAACACTGCTGTTCAgagtaaaataattttgaattaCATACCCAGCCATCACAGTGTCTCAAGACGTCTCAAGATGTCTAAATAAGAAGAATCAAGACGTCTCAAGACATTTGTGCACATCAAGATGTCTTAGAACATCTTAAGACAAAAATCTGAAGACATGCATCCATGTCTTAAGACATGCAATTGCAGGAAATGGGATGCTCTCAGACAGTATTTTGTGTCTTGAAGATATTGAGTTTCTTGAGATGTCTTAAGACATCTTCATTTGTCTCAAGACATTCAAATCTTAAGATGGCTTAAGATACCCTTTCCAGCCTGACTCAAAAGCATGGCCAAGCTATCTTGGAGTTTTATGATTATAAAACTTGGgggcaaaaagggaaaatatggGCAT encodes:
- the cdt1 gene encoding DNA replication factor Cdt1 produces the protein MSQARVTDFFCQRKKGGRGAAKEAAGKQRSGAGRGSSATSLRHGDKDSLCSSSVHEEFVRVIDEAAGLLNDGEPAFTKPSTAISSPRTPKRSSADAEFDLGAAVFSATAEHSSVKKRRQAGGDKDAGAAENSTRTARKKLVLPEKTPPALCKEDIAALKSRLHRIKKQAEDMGSPTSSASSSPAASDLAAPTPPTAGRPSATEAKPPRFSVARARELAAKAQRRKEEERGAGEIKPAETQTADSTELPAYQRYHTLAQAAPPGLSLPYQYKILAEMFRSMDTVVAMLYNRSETATFGKIKQGVQDMMHKRFEESHVGQIKTVFPEAYAFKQEKNIPTFNSSISKGSYQLTVEPVLTSDQNEARPVLSASRLLERRKVFHQNLISIVKQHHTNFLSLLVPPVSVPEDMLTRWHPRFNVDTVPTIRVSPLPQVPHADKLSTAQEVLEKARSLIPPKMEKALVSLARNTEDKDGESTKPISSQNPNVPQTPASAAAQVPSSLKGVSQSLLDRIRAKEAQKLQAAMTRNPAQEERLLMMSRLGELARILRNVFVAEKKAALIMEVACNRMVGSYRSALSSGDMEKHIRLLAEVAPDWLSIHPIRKDFYLKLNKTVELGLVLDKLNRSLKEEERL